Proteins encoded within one genomic window of Amycolatopsis sp. 2-15:
- a CDS encoding pyruvate dehydrogenase, whose amino-acid sequence MATVADQLVDVLVQSGVRRIYGVVGDSLNPVVDAVRRTGGSARGGIDWVYVRNEEAGAFAAAAEAQLTGELAVCAGSAGPGNLHLLQGIYDAHRSGAPVLALASHIPSTQIGTGFFQETHPQQLFAECSHYCELVSSPEQMPRLARIAVQNAVGRRGAAVLVLPGDIAAEHTANPTGVSAPLGTPPAIVPAAADVERLVERINRAEKVMIMAGAGCRDAHDDLMALADTIGAPVGHSLRGKEFVQYDNPFDVGMSGLLGYGSCYDAMHEADLVLLLGTDFPYDTFLPQRNTVQVDIDAARVGRRSVLEFGVLGDVGATIRAALPQLRRREDRSFLHSMLHKHERSLQRVVDAYTSDVAQRVPLHPEYVADLLDEEAADDAVFTVDTGMGNVWAARYVTPNGRRRLIGSFVHGSMANALPHAIGAQAAAPGRQVVAMCGDGGLAMLLGELLTLKTHALPVKAVVFNNSSLGMVKLEMLVDGLPEFETDHESVDFAAIARAAGLHSRRVEKPADVREAIREILDHDGPAVLDVVTDPNALSIPPNVTAAQVRGFALAASRTVLGGGVGKMLQLAKSNLRNVPRP is encoded by the coding sequence ATGGCGACCGTGGCCGACCAGCTGGTCGACGTACTCGTGCAGTCCGGCGTGCGCCGCATCTACGGAGTGGTGGGGGACAGCCTCAACCCCGTGGTCGACGCCGTGCGCCGCACCGGCGGCTCGGCCCGCGGCGGGATCGACTGGGTGTACGTGCGCAACGAAGAGGCCGGCGCGTTCGCCGCGGCCGCCGAGGCGCAGCTGACCGGAGAGCTCGCAGTGTGCGCGGGCAGCGCCGGTCCGGGCAACTTGCACCTGCTGCAAGGGATCTACGACGCCCACCGCTCCGGCGCGCCGGTGCTCGCGCTCGCGTCGCACATCCCGTCGACGCAGATCGGCACCGGCTTCTTCCAGGAGACGCACCCGCAGCAGCTGTTCGCGGAGTGCTCGCACTACTGCGAGCTGGTGAGCAGCCCCGAGCAGATGCCGCGGCTCGCGCGGATCGCGGTGCAGAACGCCGTGGGCCGGCGGGGCGCGGCCGTGCTGGTGCTGCCCGGCGACATCGCGGCCGAGCACACCGCGAACCCGACCGGCGTGTCCGCGCCGCTGGGCACTCCGCCGGCGATCGTGCCCGCCGCGGCCGACGTCGAGCGGCTCGTGGAGCGGATCAACCGCGCCGAGAAGGTGATGATCATGGCCGGCGCGGGCTGCCGCGACGCCCACGACGACCTCATGGCACTCGCCGACACGATCGGCGCGCCCGTCGGGCATTCCCTGCGGGGCAAGGAGTTCGTGCAGTACGACAACCCGTTCGACGTCGGCATGAGCGGGTTGCTCGGCTACGGCTCCTGCTACGACGCGATGCACGAGGCCGACCTCGTGCTGCTGCTCGGCACCGACTTTCCGTACGACACGTTCCTGCCGCAGCGCAACACCGTGCAGGTGGACATCGACGCCGCCCGCGTCGGCCGTCGCTCGGTACTGGAGTTCGGGGTGCTGGGCGACGTCGGCGCCACGATCCGCGCCGCCCTGCCGCAGCTTCGGAGGCGGGAGGACCGCTCGTTCCTGCACAGCATGCTGCACAAGCACGAACGCAGCCTGCAGCGCGTGGTCGACGCGTACACCAGCGACGTCGCGCAACGCGTGCCGCTGCACCCGGAGTACGTCGCCGACCTCCTCGACGAGGAGGCGGCCGACGACGCGGTGTTCACCGTGGACACCGGCATGGGCAACGTGTGGGCGGCCCGCTACGTCACGCCCAACGGCCGGCGCCGGCTGATCGGCTCGTTCGTGCACGGCAGCATGGCCAACGCCCTGCCGCACGCGATCGGCGCGCAGGCGGCCGCGCCCGGGCGCCAGGTCGTCGCGATGTGCGGCGACGGTGGGCTGGCGATGCTGCTGGGGGAGCTGCTCACGCTGAAGACCCACGCGCTGCCGGTGAAAGCCGTGGTGTTCAACAACTCCTCGCTCGGCATGGTGAAGCTCGAGATGCTGGTGGACGGCCTGCCCGAGTTCGAGACCGACCACGAGTCGGTCGACTTCGCCGCCATCGCCCGCGCGGCCGGCCTGCACTCGCGCCGCGTCGAGAAGCCGGCCGACGTGCGCGAGGCCATCCGCGAGATCCTCGACCACGATGGGCCGGCGGTGCTCGACGTCGTCACCGATCCCAACGCGCTCTCGATCCCGCCGAACGTCACCGCCGCCCAGGTGCGCGGCTTCGCGCTCGCCGCGAGCCGCACCGTCCTCGGTGGCGGCGTCGGCAAGATGCTGCAGCTGGCGAAGTCCAACCTGCGCAACGTGCCGCGGCCGTGA
- a CDS encoding ABC transporter ATP-binding protein, producing the protein MAGGMPPEKAMDFKGSLARLLRLLRPQRAALVGVLVLGTVSVALTVIGPKILARATDLIFAGVIGKGLPAGVTKDAVVAGLRAQGNTTLADIFARADIVPGQGIDFTAVGQVLLIVLALYVIASFFGLIQARLTTSLVQGAVYALRREVEEKLARLPLRYFDRQPRGEVLSRVTNDIDNLAQSLQQTLSQIVTSVLTVIGVLVMMFLISPLLAIIALLTVPASVFIAAKIGKRAQPQFIKQWATTGKLNAHIEEMYTGHSLVKVFGRRDEAEAMFREQNDTLYNASFRAQFISGTIQPAMMFIGNLNYVLVAVIGALRVASGSLTLGDVQAFIQYSRQFSQPVTQIASMANLLQSGVASAERVFALLDAKEQEPEPADPQRPAVVHGKVEFHDVSFRYLEDTPLIEDLSLTVEPGQTVAIVGPTGAGKTTLVNLLMRFYEIDSGRITLDGVDIAKMDREELRDKTGMVLQDAWLFGGTIEENIAYGADDVTHDEVVAAATATYVDRFVRTLPDGYATVIDDEGGTVSAGEKQLITVARAFLAKPAILILDEATSSVDTRTEVLIQRAMNSLREGRTSFVIAHRLSTIRDADVILVMESGRIVEQGDHETLLHAGGAYSRLYAAQFAEAMAETD; encoded by the coding sequence ATGGCCGGCGGCATGCCGCCGGAGAAGGCGATGGACTTCAAGGGGTCGCTGGCCCGGCTCCTGCGCCTGCTGCGGCCGCAGCGCGCGGCGTTGGTCGGAGTGCTGGTGCTCGGCACGGTGAGCGTCGCGCTGACGGTGATCGGGCCGAAGATCCTCGCGCGCGCCACCGACCTGATCTTCGCGGGTGTGATCGGCAAGGGCCTGCCCGCCGGCGTCACGAAGGACGCGGTGGTCGCCGGCCTGCGGGCGCAGGGCAACACCACGCTCGCGGACATCTTCGCGCGGGCCGACATCGTGCCGGGCCAGGGCATCGACTTCACGGCCGTGGGCCAGGTGCTGCTGATCGTGCTGGCGCTGTACGTGATCGCGTCGTTCTTCGGCCTGATCCAGGCGCGCCTGACGACGAGCCTCGTGCAGGGCGCAGTGTACGCGCTACGCCGCGAGGTGGAGGAGAAGCTGGCGCGGCTGCCGCTGCGCTACTTCGACCGCCAGCCGCGCGGCGAGGTGCTCAGCCGCGTCACCAACGACATCGACAACCTCGCGCAGTCGCTGCAGCAGACGCTCTCGCAGATCGTCACTTCGGTGCTGACGGTGATCGGCGTGCTGGTGATGATGTTCCTGATCTCGCCGCTGCTCGCGATCATCGCGCTGCTGACCGTGCCCGCGTCGGTGTTCATCGCGGCCAAGATCGGCAAGCGCGCGCAGCCGCAGTTCATCAAGCAGTGGGCCACGACGGGGAAGCTCAACGCGCACATCGAGGAGATGTACACCGGTCACTCGCTGGTGAAGGTCTTCGGCCGCCGCGACGAGGCCGAAGCGATGTTCCGCGAGCAGAACGACACGCTGTACAACGCGAGCTTCCGGGCGCAGTTCATCTCCGGCACGATCCAGCCGGCGATGATGTTCATCGGCAACCTGAACTACGTGCTGGTGGCCGTGATCGGCGCGCTGCGTGTGGCCTCGGGCAGCCTGACGCTGGGCGACGTGCAGGCGTTCATCCAGTACTCGCGCCAGTTCAGCCAGCCGGTGACGCAGATCGCGAGCATGGCGAACCTGCTGCAGTCGGGTGTCGCCTCGGCCGAGCGGGTGTTCGCGCTGCTCGACGCGAAGGAGCAGGAGCCCGAGCCGGCGGACCCGCAGCGCCCGGCCGTGGTCCACGGCAAGGTCGAGTTCCACGACGTGTCCTTCCGCTACCTCGAGGACACGCCGCTGATCGAGGACCTCTCGCTCACGGTGGAGCCGGGCCAGACGGTCGCGATCGTCGGCCCCACCGGCGCCGGCAAGACCACGCTGGTCAACCTGCTGATGCGGTTCTACGAGATCGACAGCGGGCGCATCACGCTCGACGGCGTGGACATCGCGAAGATGGACCGTGAGGAGCTGCGCGACAAGACCGGCATGGTGCTTCAGGACGCGTGGCTGTTCGGCGGCACCATCGAGGAGAACATCGCCTACGGCGCCGACGACGTGACCCACGACGAGGTCGTGGCAGCGGCCACGGCGACGTATGTGGACCGCTTCGTGCGCACGCTGCCCGACGGCTACGCCACGGTGATCGACGACGAGGGCGGCACGGTCAGCGCCGGCGAGAAGCAGCTGATCACGGTGGCGCGGGCGTTCCTCGCGAAACCGGCCATCCTCATCCTCGACGAGGCGACCAGCTCCGTGGACACGCGCACGGAGGTGCTCATCCAGCGCGCAATGAACTCACTGCGCGAGGGCCGCACGAGCTTCGTGATCGCCCACCGCCTGTCCACGATCCGCGACGCCGACGTGATCCTGGTGATGGAGTCAGGCCGCATCGTGGAGCAGGGCGACCACGAAACCCTGCTGCACGCGGGCGGCGCGTACTCCCGCCTGTACGCGGCGCAGTTCGCCGAGGCGATGGCCGAGACGGACTGA
- a CDS encoding ABC transporter ATP-binding protein encodes MLIRLLRSHLRPYKTTIWLVVVLQLIQTLAALYLPTLNADIVDNGLVKGDTGYIMRIGGVMLLVTLVQIAGSIGAVYFGARTAMSLGRDVRGSVFHRVQDFSAREVGQFGTPSLITRTTNDVQQVQMLVLMTLTLMVSAPIMCVGGIVLALNQDVPLSSLLLVIVPVLGVAVGLIIARMRPAFRLMQARIDKINQVMREQIMGIRVIRAFVRDKRERERFGQANDELFTVSLRVGRLMALMFPTVMLVVNVSSVAVLWFGGHRIESGSMQIGALTAFLAYLLQILMSVMMATFMFMMVPRAEVSAERISEVLDTESSVRPPLKPVSLGRVHGVLELTGVEFCYPGAEKAVLRDISLSARPGETTAVIGSTGSGKTTLLNLIPRLMDATAGTVRVDGVDVRELDPAVLASAVGMVPQKPYLFAGTVASNLRYGNPDATDEELWHALEVAQGKDFVRKMPEGLDSPIAQGGTNVSGGQRQRLAIARMLVHKPEIYLFDDSFSALDYATDAALRRALTDETREATVVIVAQRVSTIRGADRIIVLDDGRVVGSGTHHELMDGNETYREIVLSQLTEQEAA; translated from the coding sequence GTGCTGATCCGCCTGTTGCGCAGTCATCTGCGCCCCTACAAGACGACCATCTGGCTGGTCGTCGTCCTGCAGTTGATACAGACGCTCGCGGCGCTGTACCTGCCGACGCTCAACGCCGACATCGTCGACAACGGGCTCGTGAAGGGCGACACCGGCTACATCATGCGGATCGGCGGCGTGATGCTGCTGGTCACGCTGGTGCAGATCGCCGGCTCGATCGGCGCCGTCTACTTCGGCGCGCGCACCGCCATGTCACTGGGCCGCGACGTGCGCGGCTCGGTGTTCCACCGGGTCCAGGACTTCTCCGCCCGCGAGGTCGGCCAGTTCGGCACGCCCTCTCTCATCACCCGCACCACCAACGACGTGCAGCAGGTCCAGATGCTCGTGCTGATGACGCTGACGCTGATGGTGTCGGCGCCGATCATGTGCGTCGGCGGCATCGTCCTGGCGTTGAACCAGGACGTGCCGCTCTCGTCCCTGCTGCTGGTGATCGTGCCGGTGCTGGGCGTCGCCGTCGGCCTGATCATCGCCCGCATGCGCCCGGCGTTCCGGCTCATGCAGGCGCGCATCGACAAGATCAACCAGGTGATGCGCGAGCAGATCATGGGCATCCGCGTGATCCGCGCGTTCGTGCGCGACAAGCGCGAGCGCGAACGCTTCGGCCAGGCCAACGACGAGCTGTTCACCGTGTCGCTGCGGGTCGGCCGGCTGATGGCGCTGATGTTCCCCACCGTGATGCTGGTGGTCAACGTCTCGAGCGTCGCCGTGCTGTGGTTCGGCGGGCACCGCATCGAGAGCGGCTCGATGCAGATCGGCGCGCTCACCGCGTTCCTGGCCTACCTGCTGCAGATCCTCATGTCGGTCATGATGGCCACGTTCATGTTCATGATGGTGCCGCGCGCCGAGGTGAGCGCCGAGCGCATCTCCGAGGTCCTCGACACCGAGTCGAGTGTCCGCCCGCCGCTGAAGCCGGTCTCCCTCGGCCGCGTGCACGGCGTGCTGGAGCTGACCGGGGTCGAGTTCTGTTACCCCGGCGCGGAGAAGGCGGTGCTGCGCGACATCTCGCTGAGCGCGCGCCCCGGTGAGACCACCGCCGTGATCGGCAGCACCGGCAGCGGCAAGACCACGCTGCTCAACCTGATCCCCCGGCTCATGGACGCCACCGCCGGCACCGTCCGCGTGGACGGCGTCGACGTGCGCGAGCTCGACCCGGCCGTGCTCGCCTCGGCCGTCGGGATGGTGCCACAGAAGCCGTACCTGTTCGCGGGCACGGTGGCGAGCAACCTGCGTTACGGCAACCCGGACGCGACCGACGAGGAGCTCTGGCACGCGCTGGAAGTGGCGCAGGGCAAGGACTTCGTGCGGAAGATGCCCGAAGGGCTCGACTCCCCGATCGCCCAGGGCGGCACGAACGTCTCGGGCGGGCAGCGCCAGCGGCTCGCCATCGCGCGGATGCTGGTGCACAAACCGGAGATCTACCTGTTCGACGACTCGTTCAGCGCACTGGACTACGCGACCGACGCGGCGCTGCGCCGTGCGCTGACCGACGAGACCCGCGAGGCGACGGTCGTCATCGTCGCGCAGCGCGTGAGCACCATCCGGGGCGCCGATCGCATCATCGTCCTCGACGACGGGCGCGTCGTCGGCTCCGGAACCCACCACGAACTGATGGACGGCAACGAAACGTATCGCGAGATCGTGCTTTCGCAGCTGACCGAGCAGGAGGCGGCGTGA
- a CDS encoding TetR/AcrR family transcriptional regulator, with product MTSEPAAPVLGLRERKKLAARQALGAAALRLALERGLDQLRVEDIASEVGVSPRTFNNYFSSKEEAVCSFIVAQQERVREALRARPAHEPLWEAVINAAVDQASRDGAPRREDVRRMREMMHNAGLFAEMLRAHATVERVLAEAVTERAGSTANPLHARMLAGIVQGASRIAFHTWLTSGPDAEFLPTFVDLLREASAGMPTLTAAAARATAP from the coding sequence ATGACCTCCGAACCCGCGGCGCCTGTGCTCGGGCTGCGCGAACGCAAGAAGCTGGCGGCCCGGCAGGCACTCGGTGCCGCGGCGCTGCGACTCGCGCTCGAGCGCGGCCTGGACCAGCTGCGGGTCGAGGACATCGCGAGCGAGGTCGGCGTGTCGCCGCGCACGTTCAACAACTACTTCTCCAGCAAGGAGGAGGCGGTCTGCTCGTTCATCGTCGCGCAGCAGGAGCGCGTGCGGGAGGCGCTGCGGGCCCGGCCGGCCCACGAACCGCTGTGGGAGGCCGTGATCAACGCGGCGGTGGACCAGGCCTCGCGCGACGGCGCGCCCCGGCGTGAGGACGTGCGCCGCATGCGCGAGATGATGCACAACGCCGGGCTGTTCGCGGAAATGCTGCGCGCGCACGCCACCGTTGAGCGCGTGCTGGCCGAAGCGGTCACCGAACGGGCGGGCAGCACCGCAAATCCGTTGCACGCGAGGATGCTCGCGGGGATCGTACAAGGCGCTTCCCGCATCGCGTTCCACACGTGGCTGACCTCCGGGCCGGACGCGGAGTTCCTGCCCACGTTCGTGGACCTGCTGCGGGAGGCATCCGCGGGCATGCCCACCCTGACCGCGGCCGCGGCGCGCGCCACCGCACCATGA
- a CDS encoding Ku protein — MRSMWKGSVSFGLVSIPIQLYAATENKNVSLRQVHESDGGRIQYKRFCTVDGQEVPYAEIAKGYELPDGEMVVITDADLADLPLATQRTIDVLEFVPLESIDPIQFDKTYYLEPQKNAVKPYVVLRDALHKASHVAIAKVAVRQRESLALLRVVSDVLVMTTMLWPDEVRTPDFPFLREDPPQVRPQELTMAGSLIDSLSEPVFESEKYTDGYREALESVIEAKVSGNETTKTGAVGAKADVVDLMAALEASVSEARKSRSAAPAKSTSSRSRKAAPDEEKPAKKAAPRTRRPKSA, encoded by the coding sequence ATGCGGTCGATGTGGAAGGGCTCGGTCTCGTTCGGGCTGGTCAGCATCCCGATCCAGCTGTACGCGGCCACGGAGAACAAGAACGTCTCGCTGCGCCAGGTGCACGAGTCCGACGGCGGCCGCATCCAGTACAAGCGTTTCTGCACGGTCGACGGGCAGGAAGTGCCCTACGCCGAGATCGCCAAGGGCTACGAGCTGCCCGACGGCGAGATGGTCGTGATCACCGACGCCGACCTGGCCGACCTGCCGCTGGCCACGCAGCGCACGATCGACGTGCTGGAGTTCGTGCCGCTCGAGTCGATCGACCCGATCCAGTTCGACAAGACCTACTACCTCGAGCCGCAGAAGAACGCCGTCAAGCCGTACGTGGTGCTGCGCGACGCGCTGCACAAGGCCAGCCACGTGGCGATCGCCAAGGTCGCCGTGCGCCAGCGCGAGAGCCTGGCGCTGCTGCGCGTGGTGTCCGATGTGCTCGTGATGACCACGATGCTCTGGCCCGACGAGGTGCGCACGCCCGATTTCCCGTTCCTGCGCGAGGATCCGCCCCAGGTGCGCCCGCAGGAGCTGACCATGGCCGGCTCGCTGATCGATTCGCTGTCGGAACCGGTGTTCGAGTCCGAAAAGTACACCGACGGCTACCGCGAGGCGCTCGAATCCGTGATCGAGGCCAAGGTCTCGGGCAACGAGACGACGAAAACCGGTGCGGTGGGGGCGAAAGCCGACGTGGTCGACCTCATGGCGGCGCTGGAGGCGAGCGTCTCCGAAGCCCGCAAGTCGCGCTCCGCGGCGCCGGCCAAGAGCACCTCGTCGCGCTCGCGCAAGGCGGCGCCGGACGAGGAGAAGCCGGCCAAGAAGGCCGCCCCGCGGACTCGTCGGCCGAAGAGCGCCTGA
- the ahcY gene encoding adenosylhomocysteinase yields the protein MSPKLQNVGGLEFAVADLALAEAGRTQLRLAEHEMPGLMSIRREFAGAQPLKGARIAGSLHMTVQTAVLIETLVALGADVRWVSCNIFSTQDEAAAAVVVGPNGTAERPEGTPVFAWKGETLDEYWWCTDRLFRFADGQGPNMILDDGGDATLLVHKGVEFEAAGAVPAATDADAEEYAIVLRTLTESLAADPKRFTRIAGEVRGVTEETTNGVKRLYKLATEGTLLFPAMNVNDSVTKSKFDNKYGIRHSMVDGLNRATDVMIGGKLAVVCGYGDVGKGAVEALRGQGARVVVTEIDPICALQAAMEGLDVVELDDVVERGDIFLTTTGNFGIISAAQMARMKHNAIVANVGHFDNEIDMAGLAKVPGIRKLEIKPQVHEWAFPAADGRPAHSIIVLSEGRLMNLGNATGHPSFVMSNSFANQAIAQIELFTKPGEYPVGVHRLPKLLDEKVARLHLDALGVKLTKLTKEQAEYLGVDAAGPFKLEHYRY from the coding sequence ATGAGCCCGAAACTTCAGAACGTCGGCGGACTCGAGTTCGCGGTGGCCGACCTGGCGCTCGCCGAGGCCGGGCGGACGCAGCTGCGCCTGGCCGAGCACGAGATGCCCGGCCTGATGTCCATCCGGCGCGAGTTCGCCGGCGCGCAGCCGCTGAAGGGCGCCCGCATCGCCGGCTCGCTGCACATGACCGTGCAGACCGCCGTGCTGATCGAGACCCTCGTAGCGCTCGGCGCCGACGTGCGCTGGGTATCCTGCAACATCTTCTCCACCCAGGACGAGGCCGCGGCCGCCGTCGTCGTCGGTCCGAACGGGACCGCCGAACGGCCCGAGGGCACCCCGGTGTTCGCGTGGAAGGGCGAGACGCTCGACGAGTACTGGTGGTGCACCGACCGGCTCTTCCGGTTCGCCGACGGGCAGGGCCCCAACATGATCCTGGACGACGGTGGCGACGCGACACTGCTCGTCCACAAGGGAGTCGAGTTCGAGGCCGCGGGCGCCGTGCCGGCCGCCACGGACGCCGACGCCGAGGAGTACGCGATCGTCCTGCGCACGCTCACCGAGAGCCTCGCCGCCGACCCGAAGCGATTTACGCGCATCGCGGGCGAGGTCCGCGGCGTGACCGAGGAGACCACCAACGGTGTCAAACGGCTCTACAAGCTGGCAACCGAGGGCACGCTGCTGTTCCCGGCGATGAACGTGAACGACTCGGTGACGAAGTCCAAGTTCGACAACAAGTACGGCATCCGCCACTCGATGGTCGACGGCCTCAACCGCGCCACCGACGTGATGATCGGCGGCAAGCTCGCGGTCGTCTGCGGTTACGGCGATGTCGGCAAGGGCGCCGTCGAGGCGCTGCGCGGCCAGGGCGCGCGCGTGGTGGTCACGGAGATCGACCCGATCTGCGCGCTGCAGGCGGCGATGGAGGGCCTCGACGTGGTCGAGCTGGACGACGTCGTGGAGCGCGGCGACATCTTCCTCACCACCACCGGCAACTTCGGCATCATCTCCGCCGCGCAGATGGCCCGGATGAAGCACAACGCGATCGTCGCGAACGTCGGCCACTTCGACAACGAGATCGACATGGCCGGCCTCGCCAAGGTGCCCGGCATCCGCAAGCTGGAGATCAAGCCGCAGGTGCACGAGTGGGCCTTCCCCGCGGCCGACGGGCGCCCGGCGCACTCGATCATCGTGCTGTCCGAGGGCCGGCTAATGAACCTCGGCAACGCCACCGGGCACCCGTCGTTCGTGATGTCGAACTCGTTCGCGAACCAGGCGATCGCGCAGATCGAGCTGTTCACCAAACCCGGCGAGTACCCGGTGGGCGTGCACCGCCTGCCGAAGCTGCTCGACGAGAAGGTGGCGCGGCTGCACCTCGACGCACTCGGCGTGAAGCTGACGAAGCTCACGAAGGAGCAGGCGGAGTACCTCGGCGTGGACGCGGCCGGCCCGTTCAAGCTGGAGCACTACCGCTACTGA
- a CDS encoding GAF and ANTAR domain-containing protein, protein MSENSVPATGSDDRFGGLGGGFRDLTRSLLEVTTVGGVLQQLVTAAVRVIPVASVVSITLRSPDGLFYTPIETDAVAAELDQVQYRTGEGPCLDAARPDGPAHAESQDLAHEPKWPKFGPAAAERGMGSMLAIALLPDAREPQLSGALNVYARETGALTPADRDLALLLATHGSLALATTNAVTAADLQRAHLRKAIDSRDVIGQAKGILMQRRGISADEAFDILRRTSQDLNVKLAVLAETLATRHTELDLPGPRA, encoded by the coding sequence ATGTCCGAAAACAGCGTCCCCGCGACCGGTTCCGACGACCGGTTCGGCGGGCTGGGCGGCGGGTTCCGGGACCTCACGCGGTCGCTGCTGGAGGTCACGACCGTCGGGGGCGTGCTGCAGCAGCTGGTGACGGCGGCGGTCCGGGTGATCCCGGTGGCGAGCGTCGTCAGCATCACGCTGCGCTCGCCCGACGGGCTGTTCTACACCCCCATCGAGACCGACGCGGTCGCCGCCGAGCTCGACCAGGTGCAGTACCGCACGGGTGAGGGCCCCTGCCTCGACGCGGCCCGCCCGGACGGCCCTGCGCACGCGGAGAGCCAGGACCTCGCCCACGAACCCAAGTGGCCGAAGTTCGGGCCGGCCGCGGCCGAACGCGGCATGGGCTCGATGCTCGCCATCGCGTTGCTGCCCGACGCCCGCGAGCCGCAGCTGTCCGGTGCGCTCAACGTCTACGCGCGCGAGACCGGCGCGCTCACGCCCGCCGATCGCGACCTCGCGCTGCTGCTGGCCACCCACGGATCGCTGGCGCTGGCGACGACCAATGCCGTGACGGCCGCGGACCTCCAGCGGGCCCACCTGCGCAAGGCCATCGACTCGCGCGACGTGATCGGCCAGGCGAAGGGCATCCTGATGCAGCGGCGCGGCATCTCGGCCGACGAGGCGTTCGACATCCTGCGCCGCACGTCACAGGATCTCAACGTGAAGCTCGCCGTGCTGGCCGAGACCCTGGCCACCCGCCACACCGAGCTCGACCTGCCCGGTCCGCGCGCTTGA
- a CDS encoding DNA polymerase IV: MSAWVLHVDLDQFIAAVEIARRPELRGRPVVVGGNGDPAERAVVATASYEAREFGVQSGMPLRLAAKRCPDAVFLATDAPAYQEVSDRVMARLRELPVVVEVLGWDEAFLGLDTENITAENGGTDDPEAFAAEVRRAVEDETGLSCSVGIGDNKLRAKLATGFAKPAGIFRLTRENWWAVMAELPTDALWGIGRKTAKKLAAAGFTTVLQLAGADADDLAARFGPRLGPWYRVLAGGIGDAEVTATPYVARSRSRETTFQQDLTDPARIAEEIDALAVRVARDVVAEGHPAARVAVKVRFAPFHTHTHSITLPEPTSDAAAIGRAAREVLGMFTLGRPVRLLGVRAEFPHPPA; this comes from the coding sequence GTGTCCGCCTGGGTCCTGCACGTCGATCTCGACCAGTTCATCGCCGCGGTCGAGATCGCGCGACGGCCCGAGCTGCGCGGCCGGCCGGTGGTCGTGGGCGGCAACGGCGACCCCGCCGAGCGCGCCGTGGTGGCCACCGCGTCCTACGAGGCGCGCGAGTTCGGCGTGCAGTCCGGCATGCCGCTGCGGCTGGCCGCCAAACGCTGCCCCGACGCGGTGTTCCTGGCCACCGACGCGCCCGCGTACCAGGAGGTGTCCGACCGCGTCATGGCGCGGCTGCGCGAGCTGCCGGTGGTGGTCGAGGTGCTCGGGTGGGACGAAGCGTTCCTCGGCCTCGACACCGAGAACATCACTGCCGAGAACGGGGGCACCGACGACCCCGAGGCGTTCGCGGCCGAGGTCCGCCGCGCGGTCGAGGACGAGACCGGGCTTTCGTGCTCGGTCGGCATCGGCGACAACAAGCTGCGCGCCAAGCTCGCCACCGGGTTCGCGAAACCCGCCGGGATCTTCCGCCTCACGCGGGAGAACTGGTGGGCCGTGATGGCCGAGCTGCCCACCGACGCGCTGTGGGGCATCGGGCGCAAGACGGCCAAGAAGCTCGCCGCAGCGGGGTTCACCACCGTGCTGCAGCTGGCGGGCGCCGACGCGGACGACCTCGCCGCGCGCTTCGGCCCGCGCCTCGGCCCGTGGTACCGGGTGCTGGCGGGCGGGATCGGCGACGCCGAGGTCACCGCCACCCCGTACGTCGCGCGCTCCCGCAGCCGCGAGACCACGTTCCAGCAGGATCTCACCGATCCCGCGCGCATCGCGGAAGAAATCGACGCCCTCGCCGTGCGGGTCGCCCGCGACGTCGTGGCCGAAGGCCACCCGGCGGCGCGCGTCGCGGTGAAGGTGCGCTTCGCGCCGTTCCACACTCACACCCACAGCATCACGCTGCCGGAACCGACGTCGGACGCCGCGGCAATCGGGCGCGCCGCGCGCGAGGTGCTCGGGATGTTCACGCTCGGCCGGCCGGTCCGCCTGCTCGGCGTGCGCGCGGAGTTCCCTCACCCGCCCGCGTGA
- a CDS encoding DUF3040 domain-containing protein: MLSHHERSELDKIERWFELSDPELAAALSRGKPASNRRLLTLFAVLFDVSAVAFLVTGLVTTSPAFTLCALLAAGGGVALHIVRGHGRS, encoded by the coding sequence ATGCTCAGTCACCACGAACGCAGCGAGCTGGACAAGATCGAACGCTGGTTCGAGTTGAGCGATCCGGAACTGGCGGCGGCGCTCTCGCGGGGCAAGCCGGCTTCGAACCGCCGCCTGCTCACCCTCTTCGCGGTGCTCTTCGACGTCTCGGCCGTCGCGTTCCTCGTGACCGGGCTCGTCACCACGAGCCCCGCCTTCACGCTGTGCGCACTGCTCGCCGCCGGCGGCGGGGTGGCGCTGCACATCGTGCGCGGGCACGGCCGCTCCTGA